The genomic window TTTTAAATCCTGGAAAGTCCCCCCTTCAACAGGATTTTGTGCAGCAGAAAGCCCCTGCGGCTCTTCTTTCCTCCTCTTTCTTTCGCATATCCGTTGTCATATTTTCTGCAACTGCTTGCAGTAATCTAGAAAATGCGTAGGTTACAAACTGTGCTGACTTATTATCACATTCGTAATGCAGCCAGGAAGTTCATTTGAATTGAACATTGAGCTTCTGCAAGTAATGCCAGCTGAAGGAAAGTAGCCTACTTGTGGTTACAAAAATACAAGGTGaaagaaatttttgtttctgACTGGGAAGAGGTTTGGCAACATGATTCTTTTGATTGAAGAAACGTTGCTTCTAAAAGGCCACTCGCACTTCCCTGTGTTGGAAGTTGACAATTGCAATTTCCCCCAAGCATTTTCAGTTCTGATATTGTAAATTTTTCCCGGACATGACACGGTTTTGGTTGAGCTCATTGAAGAAACATGATTgcccctctctccctctcgcGCGCGCACAAACAACACATGCAATGAACATGTGCGAACAAGCAACCTATGATGACAATGGCGATTAGATTttcgtttccttttttttttcatgaataaaagcaAAATGTCAACTGTATCATGGCCTCTTGGatgcatataataaatatttgataacaATACATaactggggggggggggggtgtgggGGGGTTGCAAGATTGGCTACCAGGGACGAGGGATACTACTCCCATTTTGGCATTTGGAATGTGCTCACCGAAGCATTATTCTGGAAGCTATGAGAACTTAAATGATTGATTGGTCTGAATGATAACACCACCTGACCATAGTGCCGGACTCAAAATTCAACATGCAGGGCAAATAAGGATAGTTCTTGTAAGCTCAAAGTTCCATGTATCATTATCATGTAGTAGTTATATTTGGCAAACTATTGCCATGGAAAATTGCAGTTAGCTCAACAAgttttaatttagataataaCCAAATTCTGACCCTGAAACTTAGGGACCCTAAACCTAAACTATATTTCTTCAACGTAGTCAAGAAGATCTTCAACCTCCTGCTTCAAAGCTGCAACTTTTAGTTGATGTGAAGCAACCCGATTCTCAAGTTCCCTTCCTCCAATCTTCTTCTCATAGCAGTCCACTATGGTTGAATGCTTTGCTATCAGCCTCTCTTGCAATTCCTTCTCCTTCGCCACCAGCTCCTCCACCTACATAAACAGCCAGTATTGATTACATTCAGAAACGTGGATGCACAGCAAAACAGAAGGAAGTGAACATGCTAACAGAACATGATTTATATTGTTCAGTTTTGGCAATTGTATTACAATTCATGTCCCAAGTGATAGTTGAATGCTGTTATAAGTAACTGCTAATTCAGTTAGCAATAGCTCTTGACCGCTTCATGGGATAAATTCCAAAAATGTATCCTCTATTGATGATAAAAGGATAACAAATAAATAGGCAAACCTTTGGCAATATCTGAGTAGCCTGAGGAGAAGATTGCAAGAATGAAAGCAACGGCTTCAACTCTTTGGAATACTCTTTAAACAAGCTGTCAGCAGTCTTTCGAGCAGTTTTACAAGCTTGAACATCCCCAGTCCTAGAAAGATCATGCAGTGATGCTTCTAACCTTTCATGCTTAGATAGGCACTGGTTGATAATACTTATGACTTGCTGAATTGTTGCTCGCACCTGAGATCATAAATgagttaatattataatatatgttAGTTTTTTCTGTGGTAAACAATGATGTCAGATGGAACTGAAAAAAGTACATGGTATGACATCCTCCTTACCTCATCCCACTGCAGTTTTGCCAAATAAGAGGCAGAGGACTTCGAGATTGACAAGTCCACATGCATGTATACGATGCAAGAaacaaaaaggatgaaaaatccAGAAATCAACATAAATGGCTCCCTAAGCATCGAAAGTTTGTTGAACCTATAATAGACCTGCAGTACAAACagcatttttgaaaaacaaaaaaaaagtcattcaaGACATCTATCATTTAATTATGTGGAATATCAAGACCAGAAGctatttttccttctaatttttgttGCATAAGCAAAATGATACATTCAATTGTTGGCtgtatcaaagaaaagaaaaacccagtTCAATCATGAAGAAATATTGCTTATAAAATCTAAGAAATGTAGGTCCTGCACTTCAACGTATTGGAAAATTAGAAACTTAGAACAAGAGTTCTTCAAGTCTCAAAGGATGGGAAACCCAGATGTATTGCCCACCAATATGCACCACATTACACACAAGAAAGCAGTTGTCTACAATTTCCTTTCAAATACCTTAACCTCTCCAAAGaatagcaaaacaaaagaagaagatatcTGACTTCTGTTAAATCCATTAGTGTAGGAAGGCCTTGCACAATAATGTTGAAACATTTCTGAATTTCTTGGAGGAAATGCAcgtttttttaacacaaaaacaatgctACAACTGTACACAATATTTACAGTAATCAAGCATCCTCAAAACCAAGTCGCAATTAAGAATAGCAAAAACATTCTTCCATGCCTTTTAATAAACTATGAAGGACCAGCACCCCTCTTGTTCCAATTTTCATTGAATTCACTAGTCTTAAGCTAGTCTCTTGTTTCGCATTCGATAAAGTTAGTCCTGTAGTAACAATGGCCTTAATTCACACTTTAGCACTTCGATGCAGTTCATAGATATCGAAATAGGCAGTAGAAGTACCTGGAAATACTGATTATGTTCAGGAACAACATTGGTCTTTTCCAGCACAACAACTGGTCTCCCAGCAACATCTAAGTGGGAAATTTTGGTCTGCATTAAatcagaaaaacaatcaaataaaggAAGATAGcctcaatattttatagtaGAGAAGAAATTATGCCCAAGATGAAAAGCAACttgaaacattgaaaaaataatgttaagaaATATGAATACAAGACAACCAAGAGAAGACAATATAAACTCTCAACACTATGATACCTCTTGTCCTTGTTTTACAGGAAAGGGAGTAGAAATAGATATATCATCAGATCCCTCTGGCAAAACAACCTGCAACAAGAAAACCAAGTCAAGAGCCTAAAGATAACATTCTTGTAGGAAATGTTTTCTATTGAACAAACCTTCACAATGATATTATCAGTGACCAAATCATTTATTGGGGAACCAAAAGAGAAGTTAAGGAAACGTTTCCCCTCTgacccaaataaaaaatcttgaagtgGCAAACCATATCCAATGGTAAAAGTAGTTCTCCAGCCTCCAAACAACGGATATCTAGGTTCAATCAACAGTTCTGTCTGCAATTTAAGAGAAAACTTGAATTACAAACAAGAGCAATTATTCCAATAATTTGTTTTGCGTCAATCAAAATGTCAACCTTTTTAGGATCACCCCAGACATTAGATGTTGAAATATTTCCAATCTCATCTCTATAATAAATGGAATGAGCTCTTGGTGGCAATTTTGCAACAAGATTCCTGAAGGCTGATGCACCTCGAAGGTGTGGTCTAGCCTGAAAGTCAAGCCTGCAGGATCAAAGAATAAAACctgaatcaaattttaaatattatagcaatcacCAACATGATACTAACACATAAAGATAAAGTAACTGACCTGGAAAATTCACCCTTACTTTTAGCACCTCCATGGACAATGTTATAGTGTTCTGTAACTTGCACATTGCCCCAATGGGAAATTTCTATCTCCCTCACTAACTCTTGAGCAACAGCAAATGGTTGATTGGTTTCAAAGTGAACAACTACGGGTGCATATGAAAAGGGAGGAAGGTTTTCATATGGGCCATATTTGATATCAGAGCCATGGATATTAGTATTCTCTAATTTCGTATACATTTCTATTCTAGCCTTGGGCAATTTAACAGTAAGGGACTGAACCTTAACTGCATAAGGGGAGAGATAGTGAGCAGTATCTTGGAACAAAACTAGCTGAATATCAGCTTGTGTAATTTCCTCAGGAAATGGCCGTAATACATGAGTAAATACTGCGAACACATCTATAGTCAAACTATCTCCTTCACCCAAAGCCTTAGGTAATGATACTGAATGAAAAATCAGAGATGGAGGCAATTCCTCTGGATTGGCAACATTTATGGGGAGGTTACTACCTGAGTTTTTCACTTTCCCTTTACCCTCATTAAGGGTTGCCTTCAAATATGCTAAATTTTTTGCCTGAATCTCAGGAAAGGTGAGCAAAACCTCAGAAACTGGACCAGGACCAGCATTCTCCACCTAAAAATGTGAGGTAGCGGTAAGAAATGCAAGCTTAAGGTTCACGAGCCAATTCCCAATtccaaaacaaacaaagtttAAAAGGGCTTCAATAAGCGAATCAGTAACTTATTTCCAGTTGAAAACATCAAGATCAAACATCAAAATCTTaaaagaattggaaaaaaaaaaaaaaagcaaatcagTGAAGCACCTTTAATGTAGACGCAACGCGCACAATTTGAGAAGTCAAATCAATCTGCAACACAAGATCATCAAACATAAGTTCGAGATTTCAAAAACAACCattcaagaaaataagatatCTGAAATTGCAAAACTTACACGGCGATCGACTTTGGAGAGAATGACATCGGAAAGTACAGTAGGAGTTGTTGTTGAGAGTAAAACAAGTGTCGTAAACAacaaaagtaaatcaaaacgaAATCCCATAACTAGTCTTTCGTTTCGATCAGTACGGCGTTTCTCTGCAGGGGACTACTTGAATATAGATTGATAGATCCTCCTCTGCTCGAACGTTTGATTCTCTCTGACTCTGTGATGCAATCAGCATAGATTACACGGAGCCCGATTTCTTCGTCGGGTCGGGCCAGGCAAGATGGTTTCAATTATGTAACTCGGCCCATTACGCATTTTTTTAGTGATAAAAGCCATTTAACATGGATTGAATGGAATGTCATCTATTTGTGGGCTGGACATTAGAGAGATTATATTAGAGCTTAGGCCCTTCAAACTCAAATCGTAATACTCACCCATGCGACCCATTTTATGGGCCGGAAAAGACGAAACGTGGACACGTGACACCTAAAAATGGCCGAAGCTTGAAGATAACACCGGGTGGGAAACACAACACTCTCTCTACACAAGTCTTCACCACTGCGTCGGAGGCGCAGCCACCAGAACCAGGTTTTTACAATCTACTTGGGTTTCGGtggattttttagattattgttAGAGATACAACAATGGAGACATCTCTAAGATATGGAGTAGATTCCAAAGCCCTTAAAATTCATGCCAAGGAGAGGTTTGCCATTGATTCCAGCACCCACTTGCAGGTAACTCGGGTTGATTTCTTGATATTATTTATGGGAATTCTTTAAAATGCAAATTTGGggctttaatttatttatttttttggttaggTTCATGGGGAGCTAGATACAAGAATTGGAGCTCCTAGTTATGTCAGTGCAATGATAAGACACTTTTACCCAGATGTATGTTTCTTGTAATCCTTAATATGGGGAGATAAGTCTTGTTCTTTTAAGAATACGGGCTGACGTTGTATTGATTTAACTGTAGTTGTCTGCTTGTCTTGGAGTGGGATTGCAATATGATAAGCATGAAAAACTCAGGTATTTTGTTCGAGGAAAAAAGGGTTTTCCTGTGACAAATGATGGTTTGATAAGCTTCAATGTTAAGGGACGATGTGATGTTGACAAAGAATTTAAACAGGTTGGTGTTTTCTTTGCGTTTTGTATATGagaattggtattttttttatttgtaatgtaAGTTTTTGATACTGTGTAGTTTATTTGGAGATTTTGTTCATTGATTGAAGTAGATTGTAAGCTGTTGTTCTAGCTACCATATGCAGCTAATTTCCTTCCCTTACCATGACAGAGGAATTCAAAAGCAGCTGCGGACGTTTCTTGGAGCATATATAATTTCCATAGAGAACAAGATGTTAGATTCAGAATTGGGTATGAAGTGATTACCAAGGTACATTTCCCATAGCTTTATGGTTAAAACATCTGAAAGCCTGTGCATTGTGTTATACATTGCCATAGTCAAAAGCAACTGCTTTCGACTTGAGTTGTCTTCCTTTTtccactttttatttatttatttattttccctaTTCAGGTGCCTTATCTGCAGATTAAGGAAAATAATTGGACCCTCAATGCTGACATGAATGGTAAATGGaatgtcaaatttgatttgtGAGCAAAGAAAGAGCATGATATATTCTCTTAGAGGTGAGATGCGTGACTGTAGAATGcctgttgatttatttatttgttttaggttCTGACCGGACTGAATAATAAACTGCAATCTGCTAATATGTCTAGGGCCATCAATTAGATTTTTCACAAATTTTCATCCATCAAGAATTCTTACCTTTCATGCTGATTTTAGGTGATCTCTTTTTGTGTAGATTGTTCGTTACAATTTGACCCTCTTGTGGGATTCAGTAGAATGCGTAATTCTAGTTCTCCATTGCTGATTATGGAACTTGTCGAACTAGTGTTTGTGACTTGCATAAGGTATCCAACTAAGTGTGTGTTGTATATGAAGTTAAGATAGGAAATCAGCATATACTAATACCCCTCACCCATTTATCTTCTAACACCCTGCTGCCAACATGTATTTAAATGAAGAAACTAAGAAGGTCATTTGAGCTGATGAGCAAAAACTTGTATTTTCTGTGTACAATAGACTCTTCTATTGATCtatgtttctatttgttggtaaatttgatttttattttcaactttttgcATGGATAGCTTGATTTCAGTTGGATATATCCAATCCTGTGTCTTTTTTTCCCGATGAAAGTGCCATGGTTCATGGCTAGGAAGCAGAGCGGTCCTTTGAGATGCAATCTGATAGTCAACTGGACAAGTAATGGTGTGGATGATTAGGTGGTAGATGTTGAAATTGGTAGCAAATGAAATTTaggagattattttttattgcaatattATCTTGTTGGGATGATGCTTTGAGAAGATATAACTGGATGCCACTTTTGAAGTGGCTTGTCTACCTTTTAGCATAAACTGACCGTGATCTAGCATTCTTGTTCTTGATATTCTTACAGTGACGGGTCCATCATTTATTGTAGTCTGACTACGGTTTCACGTTCTTGTTTGCAGGGAGTAGTTTCTGTTTGGCCTACTTGGAATTCCAATAAGAGCACATCGTTACAGGGGTGATTTGAACAAACAATTGCTTAGCTATGTATTATGTAGGTAAATTGAGGATTGTATTCCCTTTTAAACATTATGCTTCATATCCTTGTTCCATATACTGAACATTGTTTCATGCCTGGGATATGGAAATCATTTCTTTGCATAACTTCAAATTGGCacgtaaaacaaaaatatataattcacgTCCATGAGCCATGAGCTAGAATCAGTCACTGAACCACGTTACCACGGAGGCGGCCCTTCGACTTTGAAGgcttgaaaatttgtgtttctgTACCCCTCTCTTCTCTTGAACGGAAGTGAGATCCATCAATATGGtaaaatattgatggaaaaTTCGGCAGGGAAAGACGGAATAATGTGGATAAGTTTGGAGGCGACAGAGGAAGCAACGCGCATGGCACATACCTCGGTGGGTCGTTGAATGTTTACCACACAAGTCACAGCTCACAGGTCACAAGCACGACAAGGGTGTCTGTCACACAAAGTCTTTTTATCTAATTACCCAACGTATGCTATGGGTTCGAAATTTTCGCGCCTTGTTTTCCAC from Populus trichocarpa isolate Nisqually-1 chromosome 5, P.trichocarpa_v4.1, whole genome shotgun sequence includes these protein-coding regions:
- the LOC7485655 gene encoding dolichyl-diphosphooligosaccharide--protein glycosyltransferase subunit 1A, whose translation is MGFRFDLLLLFTTLVLLSTTTPTVLSDVILSKVDRRIDLTSQIVRVASTLKVENAGPGPVSEVLLTFPEIQAKNLAYLKATLNEGKGKVKNSGSNLPINVANPEELPPSLIFHSVSLPKALGEGDSLTIDVFAVFTHVLRPFPEEITQADIQLVLFQDTAHYLSPYAVKVQSLTVKLPKARIEMYTKLENTNIHGSDIKYGPYENLPPFSYAPVVVHFETNQPFAVAQELVREIEISHWGNVQVTEHYNIVHGGAKSKGEFSRLDFQARPHLRGASAFRNLVAKLPPRAHSIYYRDEIGNISTSNVWGDPKKTELLIEPRYPLFGGWRTTFTIGYGLPLQDFLFGSEGKRFLNFSFGSPINDLVTDNIIVKVVLPEGSDDISISTPFPVKQGQETKISHLDVAGRPVVVLEKTNVVPEHNQYFQVYYRFNKLSMLREPFMLISGFFILFVSCIVYMHVDLSISKSSASYLAKLQWDEVRATIQQVISIINQCLSKHERLEASLHDLSRTGDVQACKTARKTADSLFKEYSKELKPLLSFLQSSPQATQILPKVEELVAKEKELQERLIAKHSTIVDCYEKKIGGRELENRVASHQLKVAALKQEVEDLLDYVEEI
- the LOC7494718 gene encoding outer envelope pore protein 21B, chloroplastic, with protein sequence METSLRYGVDSKALKIHAKERFAIDSSTHLQVHGELDTRIGAPSYVSAMIRHFYPDLSACLGVGLQYDKHEKLRYFVRGKKGFPVTNDGLISFNVKGRCDVDKEFKQRNSKAAADVSWSIYNFHREQDVRFRIGYEVITKVPYLQIKENNWTLNADMNGKWNVKFDL